A window of Aerococcus urinae contains these coding sequences:
- a CDS encoding leucyl aminopeptidase, whose protein sequence is MKFVSNENFTNHVYLVEAGQDLTMVDQTTQDYLKEQLDFKGEAKQVYSSLGPNSQKLVLVGLGEKPQRDSYVLAAFLAAKELKAAKVEEANVSFASTDRAALEGVIEGFLQSDYRFDRYLSEKNTSSLAKINLAKKVADLDQVVAEVTHLVEGINATRDLVNTPSNHLSPAQMADQAKDLLSGLGVEVEIFDKKQIEDLGMEALLAVNAGSVNEPRFLVMNYLPQGPEEKAIALVGKGITYDSGGYALKPANSMIDMKDDMAGAAAVIGSIYALAKNKVNKNVVGVAAITENLVSATSYKNGDIIGSMKGTTIEVLNTDAEGRVTLADSIYYAAAKVNSECVIDLATLTGACLVALGGRTAGAMTNNPDLLEAVDQAADSVGEPIWQLPAPEELREAVKGTNADLRNSTGRNGGTITAGVFLEHFVEGKPWVHLDIAGPAFGEKAYRYLPQGATGVPVKTLYQFVKGQAEPK, encoded by the coding sequence ATGAAATTTGTCAGCAATGAAAATTTTACCAATCATGTTTACTTAGTGGAGGCTGGTCAAGACTTGACTATGGTCGACCAGACCACACAAGACTATTTAAAAGAGCAACTGGACTTTAAGGGAGAAGCCAAGCAAGTCTATAGTTCATTGGGCCCTAATAGCCAAAAGCTAGTCTTAGTCGGTCTAGGCGAAAAGCCCCAACGCGATTCTTATGTACTGGCCGCTTTTCTAGCAGCTAAGGAATTAAAGGCTGCTAAGGTTGAAGAGGCTAATGTTTCTTTTGCATCGACTGACCGTGCTGCCCTTGAAGGAGTTATTGAAGGTTTCTTACAAAGCGACTATCGTTTTGACCGTTACCTCAGTGAAAAAAATACCAGTTCCCTAGCTAAGATTAACTTAGCTAAAAAGGTGGCAGACCTTGACCAAGTGGTTGCAGAAGTGACCCATTTAGTGGAAGGAATTAATGCCACTCGAGATTTGGTCAATACACCTTCTAACCATCTCAGCCCAGCCCAAATGGCTGACCAAGCCAAAGACTTATTAAGTGGACTTGGGGTAGAAGTAGAAATCTTCGATAAAAAACAAATTGAAGACTTGGGCATGGAAGCCCTCCTGGCCGTTAATGCTGGTTCGGTGAATGAACCCCGCTTCCTGGTAATGAACTACCTCCCTCAAGGCCCAGAAGAAAAGGCCATCGCCTTAGTCGGCAAGGGGATTACCTATGACTCTGGTGGTTACGCCTTAAAACCAGCTAATTCCATGATCGATATGAAGGATGACATGGCTGGTGCGGCTGCCGTCATTGGAAGTATTTACGCCTTAGCCAAAAACAAGGTCAATAAAAACGTTGTGGGTGTTGCCGCTATCACGGAAAACCTCGTTTCGGCGACTTCCTACAAAAATGGGGACATCATTGGTTCAATGAAAGGCACTACCATTGAAGTCTTAAATACCGATGCTGAAGGTCGGGTAACCTTGGCCGATTCGATTTATTATGCGGCTGCTAAGGTGAATAGCGAATGCGTGATTGACTTAGCCACCCTCACTGGTGCCTGCTTAGTGGCTCTCGGTGGACGGACAGCTGGGGCCATGACTAATAACCCTGACCTCTTAGAGGCAGTGGACCAAGCCGCTGATAGTGTCGGCGAACCGATTTGGCAACTACCTGCTCCAGAAGAATTACGGGAAGCTGTTAAGGGGACCAATGCCGACTTAAGAAACTCTACCGGACGCAATGGGGGAACCATTACCGCTGGGGTCTTCTTAGAACACTTTGTGGAAGGTAAGCCATGGGTTCACTTGGATATTGCTGGCCCTGCTTTCGGTGAAAAAGCCTACCGCTACCTCCCTCAAGGAGCAACAGGTGTTCCGGTCAAAACCTTATACCAATTTGTTAAAGGACAAGCGGAACCCAAGTAG
- a CDS encoding nucleoside hydrolase yields MVKMILDLDTGVDDALAIAYACASAEVDLIGITGTYGNVLMETGLKNASQLLDLFGRGEVPVYPGLDHASDKEDFEVQEVSALIHGKNGLGEVDLGDRPVKQGSENAVDFILKAAKDYGKDLKIVATGPMTNLAAAMDKDFDSLAQVGEIVIMGGALTVCGNVSPFAEANISQDPAAADKLFRSGLPVTMVGLDVTLRTLLTYKETQIWRDLGTEAGEKMADIVDYYIKSYEVTSPHLKGCALHDPLAVAVAVQEDLVDCLPLAMKVETEGESRGRTIGDNDRLNDPNPSVRVAVAVDVDRFLNEFMTRLTQHFKEH; encoded by the coding sequence ATGGTAAAAATGATACTGGACTTAGATACAGGGGTTGACGATGCCTTGGCCATTGCCTATGCGTGTGCTTCAGCAGAAGTCGACTTGATTGGTATCACGGGGACCTATGGCAATGTGTTGATGGAAACAGGTCTTAAAAATGCCAGTCAGTTATTGGATTTATTTGGTCGAGGAGAAGTACCGGTTTATCCCGGTTTGGACCATGCTTCGGATAAGGAAGACTTCGAAGTGCAAGAGGTCTCAGCCCTAATCCATGGTAAAAATGGCCTGGGCGAGGTTGACCTGGGCGACCGTCCGGTAAAGCAAGGCTCTGAAAATGCAGTTGACTTTATCCTAAAAGCGGCTAAGGACTACGGCAAAGATCTAAAAATTGTAGCCACCGGCCCGATGACTAACCTGGCAGCCGCTATGGATAAAGACTTTGATAGCCTCGCCCAAGTCGGTGAGATTGTCATTATGGGTGGGGCCTTGACGGTTTGCGGTAATGTTTCGCCTTTTGCTGAGGCTAATATTAGCCAAGACCCCGCAGCCGCTGACAAATTATTCCGGTCGGGCTTACCAGTTACCATGGTGGGCTTAGACGTGACCTTGCGCACCCTCTTGACCTATAAGGAAACCCAAATTTGGCGGGACTTAGGCACTGAGGCTGGGGAAAAGATGGCTGATATTGTGGACTATTACATTAAATCCTACGAAGTCACCTCGCCCCACTTAAAGGGTTGTGCCCTCCATGACCCACTAGCCGTGGCGGTTGCCGTTCAAGAAGACTTAGTTGACTGCCTACCTTTAGCCATGAAGGTTGAAACTGAAGGCGAAAGTCGGGGACGGACTATTGGCGATAATGACCGTTTAAATGATCCCAATCCGAGTGTCCGGGTAGCCGTGGCGGTTGATGTGGACCGATTCTTAAATGAATTTATGACCCGTTTGACCCAGCACTTTAAAGAGCATTAA
- a CDS encoding alpha/beta hydrolase family protein has protein sequence MTIKKLLLLLMTGLLFACGQKPDSTDPKQASQEGQAETASKPPQTDQKNETKPASDQTTELDQLTVLSQTEDYVQYELNVVRDGFKIHGKLFLPKGDQESWPLTILAHGINQTDLTTTPYATHLAKRGVAAYVFDFIGGAPLNSSDGDFSDMTVLTELADLEAIYQKLTDYKAIDSSQTYLLGDSQGGLVATMMAAKHPEDIQGMILLYPAFNMPSLVHDFVPDKEEIPDSIDIMGVSVSRYYIEDMLKVDVEDIITSYPGPVLIVHGEDDVLVPPVYAQKAAELFPKAHLEMIPGGKHEFSGSDFIKALSYIDKYMVNQLGDEHYQLTIDEEESADKG, from the coding sequence ATGACAATAAAAAAATTACTCCTACTCTTAATGACCGGTCTGCTCTTTGCCTGTGGTCAAAAACCAGATTCCACTGACCCGAAGCAGGCTAGCCAGGAAGGCCAAGCAGAAACAGCAAGTAAGCCCCCACAAACTGATCAAAAGAATGAAACAAAGCCAGCCAGTGACCAAACGACTGAACTGGACCAGTTAACCGTTTTGAGTCAGACTGAGGACTATGTTCAATATGAATTAAATGTCGTACGGGATGGTTTTAAAATACACGGTAAGCTCTTCTTGCCCAAGGGCGACCAAGAATCCTGGCCTTTGACCATTCTCGCCCACGGGATTAACCAAACCGATCTCACCACCACCCCTTACGCCACCCATTTGGCTAAACGTGGGGTAGCCGCCTATGTTTTTGACTTTATCGGTGGGGCTCCCCTAAATAGCAGTGATGGTGACTTTTCCGATATGACTGTGTTAACTGAACTGGCTGATCTGGAGGCAATCTATCAAAAGCTCACTGACTATAAAGCAATTGACTCCAGTCAAACTTACCTATTGGGAGATAGCCAGGGCGGTCTCGTGGCTACTATGATGGCAGCTAAGCACCCTGAGGATATCCAAGGCATGATCCTACTCTACCCCGCCTTCAATATGCCCAGCCTAGTCCACGACTTTGTCCCTGACAAGGAAGAAATTCCTGACTCCATTGATATCATGGGGGTATCGGTTAGCCGTTACTATATCGAAGACATGCTTAAGGTGGATGTGGAAGACATTATTACTTCCTATCCTGGCCCAGTTCTCATTGTCCATGGGGAAGATGATGTCCTCGTTCCCCCAGTCTACGCCCAAAAGGCTGCCGAGCTTTTCCCCAAGGCCCATTTAGAAATGATTCCTGGCGGTAAGCATGAATTTTCCGGCTCCGACTTTATCAAAGCCCTCTCCTATATCGATAAATACATGGTCAATCAACTCGGCGATGAACATTACCAACTCACTATCGACGAAGAAGAATCAGCCGATAAAGGCTAG
- a CDS encoding threonine/serine exporter family protein translates to MIALFLYHAFFSLTVGFFCAYVFEVPKRMIFQVSLIGMFGWLTYYFTQVLAGSTPVWSSYWASLVIAAMSQWAANRFHQPVTLFFIPGFIPIVPGGGLYRTALYLFQRDFDLFSSQLLETFMSTVAIGLAIFTVSSISYLGNRTTSAKYIRRDNRKRVRALFRKH, encoded by the coding sequence ATGATTGCTTTATTTCTTTACCATGCCTTTTTTTCACTGACCGTAGGCTTTTTTTGCGCCTATGTCTTTGAGGTACCGAAAAGAATGATTTTCCAAGTCTCCTTGATTGGGATGTTTGGCTGGTTAACCTACTACTTCACCCAGGTCCTAGCGGGTTCGACTCCAGTCTGGTCCTCTTATTGGGCCAGCCTAGTCATTGCCGCGATGTCCCAGTGGGCAGCCAATCGTTTCCACCAACCAGTGACCTTGTTTTTCATTCCGGGTTTTATTCCCATCGTCCCTGGTGGGGGACTTTACCGGACTGCTCTCTATCTTTTTCAACGCGACTTTGACTTGTTTTCTAGTCAATTGCTAGAGACCTTTATGAGTACTGTGGCTATCGGTTTAGCTATTTTTACCGTTTCTAGTATCAGTTACCTAGGGAACCGGACCACTTCAGCCAAGTATATTCGCCGGGATAACCGTAAACGTGTGCGGGCCTTATTCCGTAAGCATTAA
- a CDS encoding threonine/serine exporter family protein: protein MGQQQVKKLLELALLAGQIMCESQAESYRVEDTMNKILSLSQAAFAVGCSFSTNLLAIIDDPKFESGAYMGVKRITSHSNNLNKIGQVTRITDYFVQGQLDIDQTYTLLLDIRSGRNLYNPNRAALGIWGMTFCFTFLFDGGPFEGLTAAINGLVLALLFLAGNRFNFGTFFTNVIQASVVTLLPHLFQMYLWPDLASGTVVIASLMPLVPGTPFTTAVRDLFHEDFIAGSSRLVEALLTAGSLALGSIIAFLILEGVFI, encoded by the coding sequence ATGGGGCAACAGCAAGTCAAAAAACTCTTAGAATTAGCCTTACTTGCCGGACAAATTATGTGTGAAAGTCAGGCAGAATCTTATCGGGTAGAAGATACCATGAATAAGATTCTTAGTCTTTCCCAGGCGGCTTTTGCGGTCGGCTGTTCTTTTTCAACCAATTTATTGGCCATTATCGACGATCCTAAATTTGAGAGCGGAGCTTATATGGGGGTGAAACGGATCACCAGCCACAGCAATAATCTCAATAAAATTGGGCAAGTGACCCGGATAACTGATTATTTCGTCCAAGGTCAGCTAGACATTGACCAAACTTATACCCTCTTATTGGACATTCGTTCGGGACGTAACCTCTATAATCCTAACCGTGCGGCCTTGGGAATATGGGGAATGACTTTTTGCTTTACCTTTCTTTTTGATGGTGGTCCCTTTGAAGGCTTAACGGCAGCTATTAATGGCCTAGTCTTGGCGCTTTTATTTCTAGCTGGTAACCGCTTTAATTTTGGGACTTTCTTTACCAATGTCATTCAAGCAAGTGTCGTCACTCTCCTACCCCACCTATTTCAGATGTATCTGTGGCCTGATTTAGCCAGCGGAACCGTGGTGATCGCCTCTCTCATGCCCCTAGTGCCAGGAACGCCCTTCACCACCGCTGTCCGTGACCTTTTCCACGAGGATTTCATCGCCGGCTCTTCCCGTTTAGTGGAAGCCCTTCTCACTGCGGGCAGTCTAGCCCTGGGTTCAATCATCGCCTTTCTTATCTTAGAAGGAGTCTTTATATGA
- a CDS encoding Cof-type HAD-IIB family hydrolase, protein MTYLIKLFVTDMDGTLLNDHHVISDANRQAILDLNDQGIEFMVATGRGYHSAQPLLDMQDLRCPMINLNGAVFTDINGQASQQKYFSGQLLSELLDYFNYYSINYSIMTQNQYYLYNPETFADQIKAISQGDPKAMASAAQFIFDTNYIRDIKDYINGENEPALKVMVFSEDHAILQQFIEHFDSHPELAVSSSGPDNLEITQRDATKGNALMAYAQSKGYQSDEILTIGDSHNDISMFHPVKYSYAMANASQLVKNQANYLAPSNKEDGVAQVIANLLKE, encoded by the coding sequence ATGACTTACTTGATTAAACTATTTGTCACTGATATGGATGGGACCCTACTCAATGACCACCATGTCATTTCTGATGCTAACCGCCAGGCGATATTGGACTTAAATGACCAGGGAATTGAGTTTATGGTAGCTACCGGACGGGGATATCACTCAGCCCAACCTTTACTAGATATGCAAGACTTACGCTGCCCGATGATTAATTTAAATGGGGCAGTTTTTACTGATATTAATGGTCAAGCCAGCCAGCAAAAATATTTTTCCGGACAACTCCTTAGTGAACTGCTGGATTACTTTAACTATTACAGCATTAATTATTCCATTATGACCCAAAACCAATACTATCTCTATAATCCGGAAACTTTCGCCGACCAAATTAAAGCCATCAGCCAGGGCGATCCCAAGGCCATGGCAAGCGCGGCCCAATTTATCTTTGATACCAATTATATCCGTGATATTAAAGACTATATTAATGGAGAAAATGAGCCTGCCTTAAAAGTCATGGTCTTTTCTGAAGACCATGCTATTCTCCAACAATTTATTGAGCATTTTGATAGTCATCCGGAATTAGCGGTCTCTTCTTCTGGACCTGATAATTTAGAAATTACCCAGCGTGATGCCACTAAGGGCAATGCTTTAATGGCCTACGCCCAGTCTAAAGGCTATCAAAGCGATGAAATACTCACCATCGGCGACTCTCATAATGATATTTCCATGTTCCACCCGGTAAAATATTCTTATGCCATGGCTAATGCCAGTCAATTGGTCAAAAACCAGGCAAACTACCTAGCACCTAGTAACAAAGAAGATGGGGTCGCCCAAGTGATTGCTAACTTACTAAAAGAATGA